ttttgacaatttttttcaacGCAAACACGTTACCATCATCCATTGCAAGCCTGTACACTGTTCCAAAACCCCCACAACCTATTATGTGTTCCTCGTTCAGTGTCTCCAATTTTCTTATAATGTCTTTCGAGGAATATGGCAAGTCTCCATGAAACATGACAACTGACGCACCTGAAGCAGCAGGATTATGTTTGAGATTACAAAGGTCATCAGTGGAATAGCAAAATAAAAGATGCTCAATaaacatcttgaattttttgtaacaGTACGCACCACCATTTATATTTATAGCAAAACCTTTGGTGTCATTTTTGCCAAATTTCTTGTACAGAAAACAACCCCAGAAACACATCAGGGCCACCAAAAGCAGTGCACCCACAGTGGCAGATGCACTTATAAGCAGTCGGCCAGAGTTCTTCTTTACACCTAGATTTTGGCCTGAAAGACATAAAACATCTGACGTAAAAAGTAGAATACATTCAACTTTCAGAAGTTCCAATCAGCACATCCAGCAATACCTGAAGCAGGAGACTGGGAATTTGTAGAAGGTCCTCCATTACATGCCGCATTGATTTGTTTTCCGCACAGACCCTTGTTACCTGCAAAGCTGCAAAAGTGTTTCTCGTCAACCAGTAAACTGCAGCAGAATGCTGTAGATTAccattaaaagaaaaggaacagatATGAAAGATCATTTGACTGCAGAGGTAGGTACTTACGAGCTTTCTGGAAAGTTGCTGAGTACACCATCAGATGGAATTGCTCCAACAAGAAAATTAGCAGACACATTGCTTCACAAGTTCacatacaatcaaatcataacgagAATGTTAGAGtgacatttttcaataaattatgatcAAACTTCTATTGTCTACTGTCAACAACAAACTCACAAGGTAACAAGTTTATTCAGCTTTCCAATAGAAGGCGGGATCAAGCCGCTAAGAGAGTTGCCTGAGATATCCCTGAAAAGTCAAAGAGAGAActaaataatccaagagagaagAACTATTGGCACATTTTAGATGACTCGcacgctctctccctctcttttggGGGTGAGTAAAAAGACAGTTGCACAGAGCTCAGGCCCATTGCTAATAAATTCACCTACAAGATCCTCAATAAGGAGAACAAATAACTCACAGATTTCGTAGATTGGAAAGATTTCCCAACTCACTGGGTATTAGACCACTTAAGTAGTTACCCTGCAGAAAactgccaaaaagaaaagctttcTTGAACATTAACTGGACATAAGCAGGATAGTACTCGAAAAAACTTCCACCACACATGCAGGATGACAAAGAATTTCATTTAATACAATTCTGCAATGTGTCAACAGCGGCTTGAAAAGAAGTCCCATCTCTGTAAAAGAATCAAAATGAAAAGCCAAGAATATCCAGATTctattataaaaacaaaaaaggggaacAAAAAAACACAGCCATCCTGCAAATGATGAGCCATTTCAATCCCTAGAGAATCCAAGCTAGAACTTACATTCCCTGCAACTCTGTGCAGTTTCCCAACTCAGAAGGAATTGCCCCATAAAAGTTGTTGTCATGAAGAGATCTTTAGCAAAATACACATAAGAAGCATTAGATGTATAGGAGTagaaaaagagatgaaaaaGCCGAAGGAAATTCACGATACATACAGAATTCTCAAGTGCTCAAGCTTCCCAAGGTCAGGTGAAATGGATCCACTCAATTTGTGATAAGAAAGACTCCTGTGATCAACATAAGGGAAGTTTTTAGGAAATTTACTTTTGCTTGATTCAATCTTTTTGAAGCATACATATTTAATTTCCTAAAGAAAGGAGAGATAGGTAAGGACAATTTATTATGCCATCGACGCACTAATAAATCTTAAGGACTGGTTTAAGGTAACCCAATAGAAAAATGAGGCAGGTTTCATTTCTTTGAGATGGCACCAATGGGAGACCAAACCATATGACTAAATGCATCCTGGGAATCCCATCATCTCCGCCAGATATGCATGCGGAGGAATCATGTTTAACTTAATGGCTACTGGCAAATTCCAGACGGTATGTCATCCAATCTCAACCTATTTCTAGTTAAGCAAAGTTCAGCCTAAATAGTAAACCTTTTCAGGTTATGGCAGTGCCCTAAAAGCAAAACTGTTTGAACCACCACAAACCTTCTTATTAGGGAACAGAACCTCAAAATGATCACCCGCAAGCTGtgcatcccaataccgcgcaataTTCCGAAAACACCAAAGACTAACACTGCCAAGCCTTACCCTGATTGGCATCATCTACAGCTATCTCACTCGATTTTTTATAAAGTCCTCAATGAGATATAAACATTGAAAGTGTTTTCTCATAATCTCCTTACACATCCAATTAAGGTCCCAAATAGCCTTGCGTATACAAGATATAAAGGATATTTTTGAGTTTTGACAGAGTCGTAACTTTAGTAGAGACCCTTACACTTGGCTACCATTTTCAGGCTATATTGACCATCAGTTTCAACTCCTTTTGTCTTTACTCTTGTATTAGACAAGCTCATGAGTTTTAGGAGGATCTGTTGGGGGTTTTCACTCAAACTATAGTATGTGAACTACTAATATTTTAACACTATACAGAGTGGTAGGTAATACTCCATCATTTCTGAGTAGTGTATATAGGCGGAGGAATCTTGTAGTTGCTTCTTCAATTAAACTTTGAGATAGCTAagcacttttaaaaaaaaatacatgttaGGGTctacttttcaatttgaaaagcTCAATCTTCTTCAAAGAAAACCTGCACTCTTGCTCTAGGATTTAACATCTCTTGCTAGTATTTCCCGATGGCCTCACCATCCTACCAAGCACTCATTTTACTCATGGAAAAATCTAAGGCTAAGAGACATTAAAGGAGCATAAGATTTTCTTAAGGCAACATAGCTAAGCAATGATGATAACAACTTCGACAAAGAGAAGATAAGCAGGCACACCATTGATAATGTAAGTTCCCTAAACTTGACATATAATGGTCAGGTCACACGTCAAGAAGAGCTTGTAGTCTGTTCTATCTCCCTAAAAATAATTATAGAAAATAATAGAAATCCATGTGCAAGAGGATTAAAGAAAAATTCTCCAGATAGGTTTAGAGCTTACAAATATATTACATTCTTCGACGCAGGATCACAAGTCACTCCTTTCCACTTACATGGGTCAGAATCCTCTGGTCTCCACTGAAGAAGGATGCCATCTGAACTAACAACTGCAGATCTAAAGCTCAAAAGCGCCTCACCTATGAATGTATGAGTGAGATGTCTCAGTAAAAATGCTCATGTAGATCCAAGATGATGTCTACTACATATTCCCACTCTCAAATAATCATGAGCACATTAATCCTAAAAGACACTTTTCTATTTGCTTTTTTATGCATGTATCCTACATTGCAAAGAATGAAAATTAGCCTGAATGCCATAGAATGAAATTTCAACTACCACGAATTAGACATGATAAGAAATTTACAACTATGAGAGATCTGATCCACAggaatgagttttttttttttttggtcgagacaGGAATGGTAGTTCAACGAAGCATAATTGAATGATTCTATGTCTAGTGGTAACAATATCAAAATGGGTACAGCTTGCAAGTGCAGGGCAAAAACCTGACACTCTAATGACAAAACTTTGAGTAGAGATTTT
The sequence above is drawn from the Rhodamnia argentea isolate NSW1041297 chromosome 9, ASM2092103v1, whole genome shotgun sequence genome and encodes:
- the LOC115744375 gene encoding LRR receptor-like serine/threonine-protein kinase FEI 1 isoform X1, with product MMGTCQMNRQGVWLLCLLLLYGSINKSTALSPDGEALLSFRSAVVSSDGILLQWRPEDSDPCKWKGVTCDPASKNVIYLSLSYHKLSGSISPDLGKLEHLRILSLHDNNFYGAIPSELGNCTELQGIFLQGNYLSGLIPSELGNLSNLRNLDISGNSLSGLIPPSIGKLNKLVTFNVSANFLVGAIPSDGVLSNFPESSFAGNKGLCGKQINAACNGGPSTNSQSPASGQNLGVKKNSGRLLISASATVGALLLVALMCFWGCFLYKKFGKNDTKGFAININGGASVVMFHGDLPYSSKDIIRKLETLNEEHIIGCGGFGTVYRLAMDDGNVFALKKIVKINEGFDRFFERELEILGSIKHRHLVNLRGYCNSPTAKLLIYDFLPGGSLDEALHERSEQLDWETRCNIIVGAAKGLAYLHHDCSPRIIHRDIKSSNILLDGNLEARVSDFGLAKLLEDEESHITTIVAGTFGYLAPEYMHSGRATEKSDVYSFGVLVLEVLSGKRPTDATLIEKGLNIVGWLNFLLTENRQREIVDPQCEGVQMESLDALLGIAIHCVSSGPEDRPTMHRVLQLLESEVMTPCPSDLYDSNSD
- the LOC115744375 gene encoding LRR receptor-like serine/threonine-protein kinase FEI 1 isoform X3 — protein: MSLSYHKLSGSISPDLGKLEHLRILSLHDNNFYGAIPSELGNCTELQGIFLQGNYLSGLIPSELGNLSNLRNLDISGNSLSGLIPPSIGKLNKLVTFNVSANFLVGAIPSDGVLSNFPESSFAGNKGLCGKQINAACNGGPSTNSQSPASGQNLGVKKNSGRLLISASATVGALLLVALMCFWGCFLYKKFGKNDTKGFAININGGASVVMFHGDLPYSSKDIIRKLETLNEEHIIGCGGFGTVYRLAMDDGNVFALKKIVKINEGFDRFFERELEILGSIKHRHLVNLRGYCNSPTAKLLIYDFLPGGSLDEALHERSEQLDWETRCNIIVGAAKGLAYLHHDCSPRIIHRDIKSSNILLDGNLEARVSDFGLAKLLEDEESHITTIVAGTFGYLAPEYMHSGRATEKSDVYSFGVLVLEVLSGKRPTDATLIEKGLNIVGWLNFLLTENRQREIVDPQCEGVQMESLDALLGIAIHCVSSGPEDRPTMHRVLQLLESEVMTPCPSDLYDSNSD
- the LOC115744375 gene encoding LRR receptor-like serine/threonine-protein kinase FEI 2 isoform X2, with product MMGTCQMNRQGVWLLCLLLLYGSINKSTALSPDGEALLSFRSAVVSSDGILLQWRPEDSDPCKWKGVTCDPASKNVIYLSLSYHKLSGSISPDLGKLEHLRILSLHDNNFYGAIPSELGNCTELQGIFLQGNYLSGLIPSELGNLSNLRNLDISGNSLSGLIPPSIGKLNKLVTFNVSANFLVGAIPSDGVLSNFPESSFAGNKGLCGKQINAACNGGPSTNSQSPAGQNLGVKKNSGRLLISASATVGALLLVALMCFWGCFLYKKFGKNDTKGFAININGGASVVMFHGDLPYSSKDIIRKLETLNEEHIIGCGGFGTVYRLAMDDGNVFALKKIVKINEGFDRFFERELEILGSIKHRHLVNLRGYCNSPTAKLLIYDFLPGGSLDEALHERSEQLDWETRCNIIVGAAKGLAYLHHDCSPRIIHRDIKSSNILLDGNLEARVSDFGLAKLLEDEESHITTIVAGTFGYLAPEYMHSGRATEKSDVYSFGVLVLEVLSGKRPTDATLIEKGLNIVGWLNFLLTENRQREIVDPQCEGVQMESLDALLGIAIHCVSSGPEDRPTMHRVLQLLESEVMTPCPSDLYDSNSD